GAACAACGGCTGGGAACTAAACAGTCTGTTGGTATTGGCCGGCCCCGTCACCCTAGTGCCACTGCTGTTATTCACAATTGCTGCGCGCAGGCTGAACTTATCCACGGTGGGATTCCTGCAGTACATCGGGCCCTCACTAATGCTGGTGGTCGCCACCCAAATGCTTGGTGAGCCATTTAGCGAGGGCAAACTCACTACCTTTATGTTTGTATGGATGGGTCTAGCGCTCTACTCAATGGATGCCCTGGCACAAAGACGCAAACTCCATTTGCAGGGCAAGGCCTCACTTTAAGGATAAGCTTCGCCAGCCCAGTGTGTGAAAATGGCGGCTACGGATAAGGATTAAGTACCGCCATGCACCAACCCCCTCAACTTTCAATCGATAAGTTGCCGCTTCCCGGCCGGCAGCAGTTACTTACGGTGCTAATCGCCATACTGGCTTGGACCCTGCTCCTAGGACTTTACTGGAAAGGTACTTATCCAGAACTGCTGGTGCGCACCAGCAGTTCCGCACTGGCCGCGCTGCTGTCTTACAGACTGTTGGAACATTGGCCCCAAAAGTTACCGCAATCATTACCGCGCTGGGCCCTTCAAGTTGTTGGGGTAGCTCTATCCATACCCTTGGCCTTACTGACCGTCTACATGGGCACAGCAGAAGAAGGTGGACCCTCATTTTGGCAAAACCACGACCAGCACCTGGGCTTTCTTGCCATTATGGTAACCGGTGTATTGTTTGCCCCCTGGATCGCCATGTCCGCCCTATTGCGCCAGCGAGATGAAATAGTACGCGAGCAGGCCAGACAATTTGAACGTGCGCGGGGCGCACTGGAGCGGCAGGCACTGGATAGTCGCTTGCGATTGTTACAGTCCCAGGTAACGCCACACTTCCTTTTTAATACGCTCGCCAATGTGCGCGAGTTGGTGGATTCCGCCTCTCCACAGGCACCAGCACTACTGGACAGCCTGATCACCTATCTGCGTGCAACCATTCCACAGTTGGATTCAAGCCAGAGCACTCTTGGCCAAGAACTGTCCCTGGTCAAAGCTTACCTGTCCCTGATGAAAATGCGCATGCCCGATCGCCTGCATTTTTCTATCAATGCCGATGAAGAGGTTCACTCACTACCCTGCCCTTCTTTGGCCTTATTGACCCTTGTTGAAAATGCCGTTCGCCATGGCATAGATCCCAGCGAAAGCGGCGGTGAAATAAAAATACGTGTACTCCTACATAAAGGTATGTGCAGGGTAAAAGTTCAAGATACCGGGGTGGGCATGCAAGGTAAAACCAGCGGAATGGGGACAGGACTTTCAACATTGCGAGAACGTTTACGCCTTACTTTTGGGGAAACGGCTTCGCTGGAATTATCGGCCCTACAACCTCGGGGAATGCTCGCAGAAATCCACTACCCTATCGCCAGGAAACAACACCTATGACACTGTGCACTGCTACCGCCCTGGTCGCCGATGATGAGCCCCTACTGCGTCAAGCCCTTATTCGCAAACTTGCCGCCCAATGGCCCGAATTGGAAGTTGTGGCGGAGGCGCGCAATGGCCGAGAAGCCATAGAGTTATTTGAGCTCCACCAGCCGGATATTTGCTTTCTCGATATCCAAATGCCGGGTATTTCCGGCGTTGAGGCAGCACAGGAAATTGGCCGCCGCGCCCATTTGGTCTTTATTACCGCCTACGATCAATATGCCGTGAAGGCCTTCCAGCAAGAAGCCCTGGATTATCTGGTTAAGCCTGTGGAAAACGACCGACTAGCCAACACCGTGTCTCGTCTGCAAGAACGCCTGCAAATGACAAGCTCAGTAAAAAACAGCCTTCAGTCGTTGGAACAAATTACCGAGCAGTTTCAAAAGACGCAACCAAGCAATTATTTGCGCTGGATTAAAGCCTCTATTGGAAACACCCTGCGTTTAATCGCGGTAGAGGATATCCACTATTTACGTTCCGATGAAAAATATACGCTAATAGCCTGGAGTGAATCACATGGGAAGACATCTGAAGCACTGATTAAAACACCTCTAAAAGACCTTTCTGCCCAGCTGGACCCACAACATTTCGTACAAGTACATCGCTCAGTAGTCGTTAACTTTAAAGCCATTCAACATGTCATCCGAGACGGAGATACAGCTCAAATACATTTAAAATATTGCCAGGAAGTTTTGCCTGTCAGCAGACGCTATATGCACTTATTTAAGCAAATGTAACCAAAGCAAAGACTGGTTTTATACCTCGGTAATTAAAAGAACTTAAAAAGATAAGATCTGAAGTCTAGGGATGAACAAAATGGAAGTTTTATAGATCCGGGCTTACTCTTGGTTTATCTCCAAGATCAACGATTGGCAAAAAAATGCTGAAAGTTTTCGCCAAACTTTTCCTGGCCATTCTACTCTTCTCAATTCTGTCTTCTCATTCGACAGCCAAACAACCTGAATCCCTTCGTCACTATCCTCCCTATGTGGAAGACGATGGCAAGATGCATATTTACTTCTGTGGCACCGGAACCCCGGACCCGGCCTATCAATGGCTGCGCCATCCTGCCTGTGTAGCAATACGCAGTAGTGGAAAATTATTCCTAGTTGATGCGGGTGAAGGTACGACAGCGCGTATCGGCCAGCTGGATCTTAACTTGGCTCAAGTGGACCCTATATTTATTACTCACTGGCACTCCGATCATTTTGGGGGGCTGGCAATGGTGATTAATGAATCCTGGTTTGTAGGCGCCAGCAAACCGATCAACGTTTATGGGCCCTATGGTATTTTCAACATTATGGAGGGGATCAGGAAGAGTTTTGGACCCGATATTCTCTTTAGATCAGCAAATAGACAAGGGATACTCGATCCCGTTTTAGCTGTTGCCACTCCACACCTAATAAATATTGCCGGAGATCAATCGGAAGTTATTCAGGAAGTCTGGCACCATGGAAACACTACGGTTTCTGTCTTTGCCGTGCATCATGAACCCGTATTTCCAGCATTTGGCTATGAGATACGTTTCGGTCCTTGTAAAGTCATTATCACCGGAGATACCCATGTATTCGATGGCCTGGAAAATATTGAACGTGACGCGGATTTATTAATTTCTGAAGCCCTCAGCTATGCTCAATACATTAGTAAACTCAAGCAAACGGGGAACAATCGCAGGGCACGACTTCGCTATGAAAAAGCGGATCAAATCATTCATTATCACTCTAACACCCTGGATATTGCCAAAATGGCAACTAAAGCTGGAGTAAAATCTGTAGCTTTGACTCATCTTATTCCACCCCCGGTAACGGAAGCCGATAAAAAGGAATTTATTGCCGGCATGAGCAACTATTACACGGGCCCTATCAGAGTAATGGATGACTTAGATAAAATAACACTTGCAGATAGTGGACGCGGACAATGTAGGGTGGAGTATCCATCAGACAGCAAGAACAATAAAGCAAGTAAAAAACCCACAAATAAGCAAGACATACAACATAAGCAATCAACAGAAAATAGCGGCTCTAAACTCTAACCTGAAAATCATATGGAAACTCCTTATGAAGTCTCTTCAAACTATGATTCTTGTATCTGCTTGCCTAACACTTCCCTTAAGTGCTAAGGGAGAGGCAGATATTGGTGGTGTAACGTTCGAAAAATTAGTGGCTTCAAGCAAAGACTGGGAGGGGCATAAACTCCCTGAAATGAAACCGGGTCAACAAGAGCTAACTATTGTTCGCGTAAAAATCCCCCCAGGAAAGCAAATGCCAGTACACAAACATCCTGTTTTAAACGGTGTGTATATTGAGAAAGGCACGTTGACTATTGTTCTTCCTGGACAAAAAGAAACACTAACTCTCGGAGAGGGAAAAGCTTTTATTGAGGTCACCAATAAATGGCATTATGGTCGCAACGATGGTAGTGAACCAGTAACTATCATTCTTTTCTACTCTGGCCCTGAAGGGGAACCAACAACCATTTTCAAAAATCCAGAAGAAAAAATAAATTAAGGCAACATAAAAAATAAAATTTAATGGCTACTCACATTAGCCTGTCTCGTTAGCGCACCAAGAATCGCCAGCACAATTAAGGCTGGCGATTCTATCAAATCAGAAACTTTACCCCACCCGATGTAAGGCACAAATTTTATTTCCTGCAGGATCACGCAAATAGGCAATATACAATTTGCCAGCTACACCCTCACGTATTCCAGGAGGATCTTCACAAGCAACCCCGCCATTAGCAAGACCTGCTTGATGCCAAGCATCAGCTTCTTCAGTACTCTTTGCACTAAAACCTATAGTACCGCCATTGGCATGAGAAGCTACTTCCCCATCAATAGGCTTGGAAATAGCAAAGACACCGGTTTTAGTGAAGTAAAAGCAGCGACCTTTTTCATCAATAACACCTGGCTCATACCCCAGAGCACCTAAAACAGCATCATAAAATGCTTTAGACCGCTGAACATCATTAGCACCAACCATGATATGACTAAACATTACACCCTCCTGTTCAATAGTAAATGACAAGACAACCTGTAAGGTTATCTAGGTAGTAATAACTGAGTTCCTCTTACTCCACGTCTTCTCCAGTATGACTATCATCTACCCCGACTAAAAATTGGTCAACACTTTATCGCTGCATACTGCCATTCAACGCTCTCATTCAGCATTCCGTCAATCTCCAGATAGCAACACTAATAGCCTAAACATAAACTCTCGAACAAAAGGAGGCATAGAGGATAAATATTAATCAACTATCAGAAGATGAAGTTTAGATTAAATGCAAGAAGGGAAAAGTCGATATCAGCTGTTATAGGCAACATGAAATCATATAGGGCAAGCGAAGACGAAGAATATGTGGGCTAATCTGAAAACACAATGTTAATGGCACCATCTAATAATATCCTTATTGCATGATAATGCTCTATGTATAGGACTCAAATAACGTTTTTTAGGAAAACAAAATGACTCAAATAAAGTATGCCAAGAATTGAAACCAACTCAAATAAAGAAGCAGTCGTACATAAAGTCTAGAGGACATCATGAGTAACAAAAAAGAAACACGAAAAACCACAGTCAGTTTATCTGAACCTTATGTAAATGTGAAAATTAAAATATCTGCTTTGTGGGCATCAGTATTATTTTGTTATATATATGGAGATTTCTTTGGACTGTTCAAGATAGGAAAAATTGAGAGAATTATAGAGGGATTTGGCCCATTCGGTGCAGTTACTCAAGGTTCACTGCTTTCAGTGGCGATAATAGTATCAATACCATGCATTATGGTTGCACTAACCTTAATGCTAAAGCCGAAGATTTGCCAATGGCTTAATATAATTGTTGCCACAATATTTATTATATTCTTGGGTGCCACAATGCTCATGTCATCATGGTACTTCTATTTTTATCTAGGCTTTATTGAAATCACTCTTAAGTTAGTAATTATTTGGCTGGCTTGGCAGTGGCCTAAAGAAGAAACATGATAATAAGCAGAATAATCAATAAGAACGCAAGATAGAAAATATAATTCCACCTCAAACCTTTCATACCTTGATTTCAACATGCTTGACCTGGACCAAAAATATCGATCCAGGTCAAGTGGGCAGAACCTTCATACAACCGCCATCAACAAGCACTTTAACTATCACCAATATAGTTGTTTTTCTCAAAAACAGGGTATTTCTTCAACCTTATATTTCACTTCAGATATTATAGGTCTTACTAAATTTTTTAGTGCAACTCCAAAAAAATTACTTTCTAAAAATTAACAACCCATTCAATTTTTTTCAGAATTAAAATACATCTACAACGGGCCTTTCTGTTTAAGACACAAGCTCCCAACAACAATCCATCATAATTTTTCAGCCATGGAATAGTGTCAGTAGACTGCTGACACCGCACAGGATTGTAAATACTTATGATTTTTTCTTAGGGGCTAAAAAAAGTACATATTACTTGAGAAAGAAATTTGCCTCTCTAGACACCCCCCCCTCAATCATTTTCTTACCCTTGTTCACCTCCCTAATTACCGGAGAAATCCTTTGGTAAGAATCTCCCTCTCACTTTGAAAAACATGAAACATATGATGAAAGGCTCAATCAATAGAATTACCGAGCCCAATAAAGCCTCTCAATTTAATAATATGAGAAGATCAGTGGAAAATTAGCATAGATAAAATTGGGGAATGAGAGGCTTTTTAGCCTATCTATTTAACCAGTCATCCATAGCAGCCAGTATCTGATGCCTATAGGGCTGGGTTTCATTGATCATTTGGTGGCGGGCACCGCGAATTAATACTCGGTGGCAATGCGGAAAACGATCGCGAATTGCGCGCATATCATAGCGCCAATCCACCGTGCCATCACCGGTGCCCTGTACCACCAAGATCTTGCGTGGATTTCGTGCGCTTTTGGGGAAAGTCTTGATCCAATCCACCATGGCGCCGAGCCAACACATGGAAATTACCCTGGATTGCAGGGGGTCGCGCAGGGCCTGGCGCCGGGAGAATTCGGCATCGTGGGTATTAATCGTGAACTCTCGACTGGGTTCACTAATAAACAAGCGTCCAAGATAGTACTTCCATTTCACCAGAAGCCAATTGGCCGGGCGCACCAGAGGAGCCAACAGAAAAACCTTATCTAGTGGCTGTTTACGACTGTATTGCAAGTGCGCTAATAAGGCAGCACCACCAGTACTTTGCCCCAGGGCGTGCCAAGGCTTGGGTAGTTTCCCTTCGGCAACCGATAAAAGACGATCAAATACCTGGCGGTATTGCAGGAAAGTCTGAATAGCCACCCGCTCGCCGCTGGAGAGGCCGTGGCCAGGAAAATCGAAAATCACCACATTGAGATTGCGCTCGAGGCCAAAACGAATCGCTGGTCCATAAATACCGGTGTGATCGAAATAACCATGGCAGATAAACAAGGTACCGCGTGGTTTTTCAACCAGCCAATATTGGGACACCAGCTCAAAGCCCGCCGCAGTAAAAGTGCCGACACCGGTTTTATAGGAGAGAGGAAAATGTAAGTCGTAAAAATTTCGGTAATCTTGCATCTCAGTCAGCAGCGGTGCCGTATCATTGGCAAAGTCCAGCTGCGGCAGCTTTTGCCGCAAAGCCGAGTAGTCCGGGCGCTGAATTACCGGGCTACTTTCGTAGGTGTTGATGTCTTGCAAGGTTTCCATTGAACCAATGGTACTGCATTTTCACTGGGTGGGAAGAGACAGGCTGAGTGAATAGTGACTTAAATATGAAAAAGGCGGACACAATGTCCGCCTTTCTTCACTGCAAGATAAGTAAGCGCTTACTTGATTTGCGGTTCCAAATCGCCAGCGGCATAACGCTCACTCATGGCATCAAGGCTGAGCGGACGAATCTTGCTGGCCTGACCGGCTGTACCGAAGGCTTCGTAACGCGCAACACAAATTTCCTTCATAGCTTGCATAGCAGCCTTGTAGAATTTGCGTGGATCAAATTCTGACGGGTTCTCGGCCAGGAAACGACGGGTGGCGCCGGTGGAGGCGAGACGCAGGTCAGTATCAATATTGACCTTACGCACACCGTGCTTGATGCCCTCGCAAATCTGCTCTACCGGCACACCGTAAGTTTCGGGGATTTCACCACCGAACTCATTGATTACCGCCAGCCACTCCTGAGGCACAGAGGAAGAACCGTGCATCACCAAGTGGGTGCCTGGGATACGCGCGTGGATTTCCTTGATACGGTCAATAGCAAGGATGTCACCAGTAGGCGGGCGGGTAAATTTATAGGCACCGTGGCTTGTACCACAGGCGATTGCCAGGGCATCCACCTTAGTTTTTTGTACAAAGTCCGCAGCCTCTTCCGGGTCAGTCAGCAGCTGATCATGGGATAGCTTGCCCTCAGCACCAACACCGTCCTCTTCACCGGCCATACCGGTTTCCAGGGAACCCAGGCAACCCAGTTCACCCTCAACAGAAACACCACAGGCATGTGCCATATCTACTGCGCGCTGAGTAACATCAACGTTGTATTCGTAGGAAGCCGGGGTTTTGCCGTCCTCACGCAGGGAGCCGTCCATCATCACGGAGCTGAAACCCAGTTGGATAGAACGCTGGCACACTGCCGGACTGGTGCCGTGGTCCTGGTGCATTACCACTGGAATTTCCGGGAATTCCTCAATGGCGGCCAGGATCAGATGACGCAGGAAGGGCGCACCGGCGTATTTACGCGCACCGGCGGAGGCCTGCACGATTACTGGGGAGTCGGTTTCCTTGGCCGCCTCCATAATCGCGCGCATCTGTTCCAAATTGTTTACGTTGAAGGCCGGTACGCCGTAACCATGCTCGGCAGCGTGGTCCAGCAATTGGCGTAGGCTGATAAGAGCCATATTAAATTCCTTTCTCGTCTACTCGTCGTATTTGTAATTTTTTGCTTTTATTGCCTTCCACATTTAAGAGGAGGGCATTATTGGGTACTCAGTCTTCGCCGCGGGACTCCAGGATGGCTACCGCGGGCAGCTTCTTGCCTTCAACATATTCTAAGAAGGCACCACCACCCGTGGAAATATAAGATACCTTATCGGCAATACCATATTTATCCACAGCCGCAAGGGTGTCGCCACCGCCGGCAATAGAAAAGGCATCACTATCGGCAATGGCCTTAGACAGATGTTCAGTGCCAGCGCCAAACTGATCGAATTCGAATACGCCTACAGGACCATTCCAAATAATGGTTTTCGCGCCCTTAAGAATCTCCGCCAACATTGCGGAAGATTGTGGACCAATATCAAAAATCATATCGTCCTCAGCCACAGCATCGGCGGCCTTGGTTTCCGCTACAGCTGTTTCGCTGAATTCCTTACCGGTCACGACATCAACGGGCACAGGAATATCGCACTTCTGCATCAAACTCTTGGCGGTATCCACCAAGTCGTGCTCACAGAGAGACTTGCCCACCGGCTTGCCGCTAGCGGCGAGGAAAGTATTGGCGATACCACCACCCACAATCAGCTGGTCTACTTTATCCGCCAGACTCTCCAACACTGTGAGCTTGGTAGACACTTTAGAACCACCCACAATCGCAACCAATGGACGGGCTGGCTCAGCCAGTGCCTTCTCCAGAGCATCCAGTTCGGCTGCTAGTAATGGACCGGCGCAAGCGACTGGAGCAAACTTGGCCACACCGTGTGTGGAAGCCTGGGCGCGGTGTGCAGTGCCAAAGGCATCCATTACAAAAATATCGCAGAGTGACGCGTAAGCTTTAGCCAGCTCTTCGCTGTCTTTTTTCTCGCCGGCATTGAAGCGCACGTTCTCCAGCAACGCCACCTCGCCCTCAGCCAGCTCGACGCCATCACGCCACTCTTTGATCAGGGCCACTTCGCGACCGAGTAGTTCACTTAAATGCGCAGCTACCGGAGCCAGGGAGAATTCATCCGCATACTCCCCCTCTGTAGGACGGCCCAGGTGGGACATCAGCAGTACTTTGGCACCAGCATCAATGGCGGCCTGGATAGTGGGAAGCGCCGCGCGAATACGGGCGTCAGAAGTTACCCGACCATCTTTCACCGGTACATTCAGGTCCTCGCGAATTAGTAGGCGCTTACCCGCAAGCTCCAGATCTGTCATCAATTTGACCGCCATTCGCCAATCCTCTTCTACTTCGATTAACTGAAAATGTGGGCGCGGAGTATATCAACTGCGCCGCACCACTGCCGACAGTTAAACAAGGAAAAACATGGCAGTTTTAATGTCAGAGCCAGAAAAGATCGAAATTCACTCTAAGCCTGTTTGGCAGAAGCACCTGCAGGCACCTAATGCCAAACTTATAGCCGCGCTCATATAAACTCCTAACTCCATACGCGAGCTAGGTATTTGGCTGAGAAGCTGCACGAAAGACTCAACTAGAATCTATGGCTTGAGAGATTCAGCCTCACCCTTACGACTCGCGTTCTCCTTCCTCTCTGCTCTGTAACCCATTGATGCAAAAGTTCTTTTCGCTGAAAAGCCACACCGCTAGAATCGCCGACCCCATCGAATAAGCACTACTACACAAGACCCGGCGTATACCACGGTAGCGGCGGGGCACATATGGAGATTTCTTACCTATGGAACAATCCGACAGCGATATAGTCTTTCAAAGTTACGGACGCTGCTGCAACAATGAGGAATTCTTTAAGGACTTTTACGATCGCTTTATGGGCAGCTCCGCGGATATTCGCAATCTGTTTGCCAATACAGATATGAAGGCCCAGCGGCATTTGTTGCGTAACGGCATTATGCAATTAGTGCTTTACTCCCGTGGTATGTCTGACACCAAGCTGCGCGCCCTGGGTAAAAGCCACGACCGCACTGGCTATAATATTCGCCCAGAATGGTACCGCCTGTGGCTGGATGCCCTGATAGCCACCCTACGCCAACATGACAGTGCGTTCTCCCCTGAGATCGAAGCGGCATGGAAC
The DNA window shown above is from Microbulbifer variabilis and carries:
- a CDS encoding sensor histidine kinase; the protein is MHQPPQLSIDKLPLPGRQQLLTVLIAILAWTLLLGLYWKGTYPELLVRTSSSALAALLSYRLLEHWPQKLPQSLPRWALQVVGVALSIPLALLTVYMGTAEEGGPSFWQNHDQHLGFLAIMVTGVLFAPWIAMSALLRQRDEIVREQARQFERARGALERQALDSRLRLLQSQVTPHFLFNTLANVRELVDSASPQAPALLDSLITYLRATIPQLDSSQSTLGQELSLVKAYLSLMKMRMPDRLHFSINADEEVHSLPCPSLALLTLVENAVRHGIDPSESGGEIKIRVLLHKGMCRVKVQDTGVGMQGKTSGMGTGLSTLRERLRLTFGETASLELSALQPRGMLAEIHYPIARKQHL
- a CDS encoding LytR/AlgR family response regulator transcription factor, which codes for MTLCTATALVADDEPLLRQALIRKLAAQWPELEVVAEARNGREAIELFELHQPDICFLDIQMPGISGVEAAQEIGRRAHLVFITAYDQYAVKAFQQEALDYLVKPVENDRLANTVSRLQERLQMTSSVKNSLQSLEQITEQFQKTQPSNYLRWIKASIGNTLRLIAVEDIHYLRSDEKYTLIAWSESHGKTSEALIKTPLKDLSAQLDPQHFVQVHRSVVVNFKAIQHVIRDGDTAQIHLKYCQEVLPVSRRYMHLFKQM
- a CDS encoding MBL fold metallo-hydrolase; its protein translation is MLKVFAKLFLAILLFSILSSHSTAKQPESLRHYPPYVEDDGKMHIYFCGTGTPDPAYQWLRHPACVAIRSSGKLFLVDAGEGTTARIGQLDLNLAQVDPIFITHWHSDHFGGLAMVINESWFVGASKPINVYGPYGIFNIMEGIRKSFGPDILFRSANRQGILDPVLAVATPHLINIAGDQSEVIQEVWHHGNTTVSVFAVHHEPVFPAFGYEIRFGPCKVIITGDTHVFDGLENIERDADLLISEALSYAQYISKLKQTGNNRRARLRYEKADQIIHYHSNTLDIAKMATKAGVKSVALTHLIPPPVTEADKKEFIAGMSNYYTGPIRVMDDLDKITLADSGRGQCRVEYPSDSKNNKASKKPTNKQDIQHKQSTENSGSKL
- a CDS encoding cupin domain-containing protein, with amino-acid sequence MKSLQTMILVSACLTLPLSAKGEADIGGVTFEKLVASSKDWEGHKLPEMKPGQQELTIVRVKIPPGKQMPVHKHPVLNGVYIEKGTLTIVLPGQKETLTLGEGKAFIEVTNKWHYGRNDGSEPVTIILFYSGPEGEPTTIFKNPEEKIN
- a CDS encoding VOC family protein, whose product is MFSHIMVGANDVQRSKAFYDAVLGALGYEPGVIDEKGRCFYFTKTGVFAISKPIDGEVASHANGGTIGFSAKSTEEADAWHQAGLANGGVACEDPPGIREGVAGKLYIAYLRDPAGNKICALHRVG
- a CDS encoding DUF6326 family protein, which encodes MSNKKETRKTTVSLSEPYVNVKIKISALWASVLFCYIYGDFFGLFKIGKIERIIEGFGPFGAVTQGSLLSVAIIVSIPCIMVALTLMLKPKICQWLNIIVATIFIIFLGATMLMSSWYFYFYLGFIEITLKLVIIWLAWQWPKEET
- a CDS encoding alpha/beta hydrolase, which gives rise to METLQDINTYESSPVIQRPDYSALRQKLPQLDFANDTAPLLTEMQDYRNFYDLHFPLSYKTGVGTFTAAGFELVSQYWLVEKPRGTLFICHGYFDHTGIYGPAIRFGLERNLNVVIFDFPGHGLSSGERVAIQTFLQYRQVFDRLLSVAEGKLPKPWHALGQSTGGAALLAHLQYSRKQPLDKVFLLAPLVRPANWLLVKWKYYLGRLFISEPSREFTINTHDAEFSRRQALRDPLQSRVISMCWLGAMVDWIKTFPKSARNPRKILVVQGTGDGTVDWRYDMRAIRDRFPHCHRVLIRGARHQMINETQPYRHQILAAMDDWLNR
- the fba gene encoding class II fructose-bisphosphate aldolase (catalyzes the reversible aldol condensation of dihydroxyacetonephosphate and glyceraldehyde 3-phosphate in the Calvin cycle, glycolysis, and/or gluconeogenesis), which codes for MALISLRQLLDHAAEHGYGVPAFNVNNLEQMRAIMEAAKETDSPVIVQASAGARKYAGAPFLRHLILAAIEEFPEIPVVMHQDHGTSPAVCQRSIQLGFSSVMMDGSLREDGKTPASYEYNVDVTQRAVDMAHACGVSVEGELGCLGSLETGMAGEEDGVGAEGKLSHDQLLTDPEEAADFVQKTKVDALAIACGTSHGAYKFTRPPTGDILAIDRIKEIHARIPGTHLVMHGSSSVPQEWLAVINEFGGEIPETYGVPVEQICEGIKHGVRKVNIDTDLRLASTGATRRFLAENPSEFDPRKFYKAAMQAMKEICVARYEAFGTAGQASKIRPLSLDAMSERYAAGDLEPQIK
- a CDS encoding phosphoglycerate kinase, which encodes MAVKLMTDLELAGKRLLIREDLNVPVKDGRVTSDARIRAALPTIQAAIDAGAKVLLMSHLGRPTEGEYADEFSLAPVAAHLSELLGREVALIKEWRDGVELAEGEVALLENVRFNAGEKKDSEELAKAYASLCDIFVMDAFGTAHRAQASTHGVAKFAPVACAGPLLAAELDALEKALAEPARPLVAIVGGSKVSTKLTVLESLADKVDQLIVGGGIANTFLAASGKPVGKSLCEHDLVDTAKSLMQKCDIPVPVDVVTGKEFSETAVAETKAADAVAEDDMIFDIGPQSSAMLAEILKGAKTIIWNGPVGVFEFDQFGAGTEHLSKAIADSDAFSIAGGGDTLAAVDKYGIADKVSYISTGGGAFLEYVEGKKLPAVAILESRGED
- a CDS encoding globin, whose amino-acid sequence is MEQSDSDIVFQSYGRCCNNEEFFKDFYDRFMGSSADIRNLFANTDMKAQRHLLRNGIMQLVLYSRGMSDTKLRALGKSHDRTGYNIRPEWYRLWLDALIATLRQHDSAFSPEIEAAWNRAITPGIDIIRQAY